The genomic segment CTCGACCTCGATTATCACCTCCACCCGCGCCTCGCCAACGGGCACGTCCACCGCGTCCCTCTGGTGCACTATGTGGACGATGTTGCCCTTCATCTCGGCGATGGCCGAGGTAAGGCGCGCCAGAGAGCCGGGCAGGTCCCCCACCACGGTCGAGAACCTCCTTATCCTGCCCTCCCTCAAGAGCCCGAGCCTTATGACCCTGTCGAGCGTGGTGACGTCTATGTTGCCGCCGCTTAAGACAAGCACGACCTTTTTCGCGGAAGCCGGCAGCTTTTCCTCCATCGCGGCCGCGAGAGCCACGGCCCCCGCTCCCTCGGTTATGAGTTTCTTCCTCTCGAGGAGTTTTAGTATCGCCGCCGCTATGGTCTCTTCCGAAACGGACACCACGTCGTCCACGTACTTTTTTATAACGGGAAAAGTCTTCTCCCCCACCTTCTTTATGGCTATGCCGTCGGCTATGGTGGGCCCCTCCTTCAACTCCCCGACCGGGCGCCCCTCTTTAAGGGAGCGTATGCAGGAGGCCGACCCCTCTACCTCGACCCCTATAATCTTCACCCCTTTTTTGGTCTCCTTAACGGCCGTGGCTATGCCGGAGATAAGCCCCCCTCCGCCGACCGGCACGACCACGGTATCCACCTCGGGCACGGCCTCCACTATCTCTAACCCTATGGTCCCCTGCCCGGCCATTATAAGCTCGTCGTCGAACGGATGAATGAAAATACGGCCCTCCTCCCGGGCCAACCCCTCGGCATGTCCGAACGCCTCGTCAAAGGAACTCCCGTGGAAGACGACCTCCCCCCCCTCCCCCCCCTCCCCGCCGTAGCCGCGGGTGGCCATGTACTTCACTATGGGGGTGGTCTCGGGCATGACGATAACGGAGTTGACTCCGAGGAGTGCAGCGGCCCAGGCCACGCCCTGGGCGTGGTTGCCGCTGGAGGCGGTTATGACGCCGCGTTTTTTTTCATCCTCGGAGAGGGAGCGTATCTTATTATAGGCGCCGCGCGGCTTGAACGAGCCGGTCTTCTGCAGGTTTTCGAGCTTAAGGTAGACCTCTTTATTGTAGAGCTTGCCGAGTGAGGCCGAATATACGACCGGTGTCGGCTTTACGACCCCGGCTATGGCCTTTCGGGCGTCTTTTATAAGTGGAAGCATTTAACCATTCCCCCCTCTCCCCCTCTGCCTTTTCGCTTCGAAGAGGGCCACGGCCCCGGCCTGGGCCGCGTTAAGCGAGTTTATACGCCCGGCCATGGGGATGGAGACGCAAAAATCGCACCGCTCTCTTACGAGCCTCCTTATCCCCTTGCCCTCGCTCCCGATGACAAGCGCGAGGTCCCTATCAAGGTCGGCGGTGAAGATATCCTCCTCTGAGTCGGCCTCAACGCCCACCACCCACACTCCCTCTTCCTTAAGGCGCTTGAGCGCGTCCGCGAGGTTGGTGACGCGCGCCACCCGGGTGTGCTCGGTCGCCCCGGCCGAGGCCTTCACCACGGCCGCGGTAACCTCCGCGCTCCTGTCTTTGGGGGTTATAACGCCGTGCACGCCCGCGGCGTGGGCCGTCCTTACGAGCGAGCCCAGGTTCTGCGGATCCTGGATGGAGTCGAGTACGAGGAAAAAAGCGCGGGTACCGCTCTCCTTCCACGCGCTTAGGAGGTCCTCAATGTCACGGTATGGGTACTCCCCCCGGAGTGTCGCCAGTACCCCCTGGTGCTTCTGAGTGCCCGCGAGCGTATCGAGCGCCTTACGCGCCACCCTTTCCACCTTTATCCCCTTCGAGGCCGCGTCCTTCAAAATCTCTTCGGCCGCGCGGCCGCACCTCCCCTCCGAGACCACCACCTTTTCGACCTCGCCCCCACTACCCCCCTTGGCCCCCCTCCCCCCCCTCCCCCGAAGCGCCTCCCGTACCGGGTTTATCCCGTATACGAGCCTCTTCACCTCCGGGGCCCTCCGAGCCTGCGTATCTTCCTCAGGACCTTGAGCTCCTTATCCTCATCGCCGGTAAGGCGGTAGAG from the Thermodesulfobacteriota bacterium genome contains:
- the rlmB gene encoding 23S rRNA (guanosine(2251)-2'-O)-methyltransferase RlmB; this translates as MKRLVYGINPVREALRGRGGRGAKGGSGGEVEKVVVSEGRCGRAAEEILKDAASKGIKVERVARKALDTLAGTQKHQGVLATLRGEYPYRDIEDLLSAWKESGTRAFFLVLDSIQDPQNLGSLVRTAHAAGVHGVITPKDRSAEVTAAVVKASAGATEHTRVARVTNLADALKRLKEEGVWVVGVEADSEEDIFTADLDRDLALVIGSEGKGIRRLVRERCDFCVSIPMAGRINSLNAAQAGAVALFEAKRQRGRGGNG
- the ilvA gene encoding threonine ammonia-lyase; amino-acid sequence: MLPLIKDARKAIAGVVKPTPVVYSASLGKLYNKEVYLKLENLQKTGSFKPRGAYNKIRSLSEDEKKRGVITASSGNHAQGVAWAAALLGVNSVIVMPETTPIVKYMATRGYGGEGGEGGEVVFHGSSFDEAFGHAEGLAREEGRIFIHPFDDELIMAGQGTIGLEIVEAVPEVDTVVVPVGGGGLISGIATAVKETKKGVKIIGVEVEGSASCIRSLKEGRPVGELKEGPTIADGIAIKKVGEKTFPVIKKYVDDVVSVSEETIAAAILKLLERKKLITEGAGAVALAAAMEEKLPASAKKVVLVLSGGNIDVTTLDRVIRLGLLREGRIRRFSTVVGDLPGSLARLTSAIAEMKGNIVHIVHQRDAVDVPVGEARVEVIIEVE